The Coffea arabica cultivar ET-39 chromosome 6e, Coffea Arabica ET-39 HiFi, whole genome shotgun sequence genome contains the following window.
CCAAAATTGGATCAGCCTGAGCCAAGTGAATTTAACTTGGACAATAACTTACAGCACTCTTTCCATTTCTTTGCTATCAACAGCCTCATTTACCCTACAAGAAAAAGATTCAGCTCATGACTAAGGGCAAGCTCCATAGCAGCAAATGAATAAACAAGTTTGGCTAATTAAAAATTCTAAGAGCATCTAAAGTGGATAACCATCTGAAACAATCAATGCAGCCCGTGCCATCATCTACAACGAATTGAATATCAGTTACCCTTtcagttttattctttaataatCCCACCATCTTTACCtgaaaatcaactcaaaatCAAGGTATTACAACGATATGCCCTTCcatataaaccaaaaatgagTTGTTATTTAGAAcaacaaataagaaaagaaatataccCACATTGTTAACCTCAACTCCATCTACGAGAAGATTCATTTTGTCATCACTAGAATGAAAGGCTTCACTTATTTGCTTCACTGTCAGTGGAATCAAGGTCTGCGTATCACGATTCTGCAAAAAGAccaaaaagtgttacaaaaaaaaatagttttactGATATCTGTTGCCCCATCAAACATAAAACTTGGGAAAAGTCAAAGCCTAATCAAAGACTAATAGATCAGAAACTATTTCACCCTGAAACAGCAAGTTTATCAAATATCATATTCAAGTAAGTAATTGAGAAaacctcagtcaattaattctaTTATCCCAAGAACCAAAAATCTAAACCCAACCCTTAAAACCCAGGGCCAAAAGCCTAACAgatttttgccaaaaatcaaTATCATTAGATACAGAGGTTTAATTTTGCtgctttttctcattttctttacTGAGTTTCTCCCCAAAAAAATCATGTTAAGGGGTTAAAAATACACGAACCTTTGCAGGAGAATAGGAGGCATCAGCTGTGGTTTGAGTGGCTTGAGAGGGCATGAAACCACCGCCGGCGAAAGCGGCGTTTCCATCAAATTGGCTGTGTCCTCCGTACATATCTCGATAACTGATGGAAATAGCAGCAAGAAATACTAATGAAAAGGGAGTGGACGAGCATCACAGCAAGAGGTAAAATTCGAGACTATTTCAAGGTTCCCGCCATTTTGATTTCTTAGTAGCAGCAGGATATCTTTTTCAATTAGGGCAATTTTCGagttaattatttaatttttgtgttttggaggCTAGAAATTTTTATGTTTCTAACAGATCCCTGAGGTTTGGAAAAACTTCATATAGACCCACTTAATTGCTCTTTAGATCTCAAAAAGTCAAAACCTCACAAAGGtagtgaatttgaaaaactccgACTAATCCTTTGGGTATATTAAGTTATTTGCGTCACAGaactagaagaaaaaaaaatcaaaatatgaaatttgCACAACAATCTCAAACATctaaaaatgaaagagaaaaaggaaggatTAAAGGATATAGGAGCTTGACAATTCTTTTGAAAATGATGGATAAGTAGAAAGGGattaaaagttcttaaaaatgTTGAATAAGAAAgatcaaaaataaatttaaccTCTAATAAATGTATAACAATTTAATCTCTTCATAGGAGAATAAAAAATATATGAGAGGATTTGACATTTATTGAAACATGTGATCCATAATTAATTGCTACTTTTTTTAGTTAGCTTTTTATGCACACATGAATAAACTTGTATTATTGTGAGATAAAACAAAGATTATCGtaaatgaaaatagaaaaaacactTTTTAGTAAACTATGGACCTTTTTACTCTTTACAATTGAACTCATTAGAATCGTTCTTCCTCTCCTGAAATGCCCAAacccaaacaaaagaaaactttCTATTTTTTCTATACTAAATGGGACCATGCTACAATATATGTAGAGGTGTCAATCACAACCTAATTATGTTGACTCTCTAACCAATAATAAATCCAAAACCTTCCATTAATTTTGAATATATCTGAATGGGTACTCAATTAAATCCATTTAATTGGTGAATAGTGGGTTGACTTGACCCACCAATTTATGtccatttaaaaataattatacatttaaactAAATTCTTAGTGAAtgttaagcaaataaatttgaattttttactaatttaataataataaaatactgttatttcttgtcaaattatatacaacaaaaagtaaatttttaAATGACTCATAAATAGGTAATTAGGCATACCTATACCCATTCATTAAATGAATATAAATGACTTAACTCAATTATATCCATTATCCAAGCGTGACCCACCCAAACCCGCCAGAATCACCCGTTTTGACAGCTCTAGATATATGCCATAAACCCTACAAAGATTTTGTAATTATCCttgatttttttcatttcaagtatttaCATGTATCAGCAAGTACTAGAAAGAGCAGTAGAAATACTGAAACTATGAGTTAAGGTGTGTTGCTCTGAACTGTGGTAATGGTAATCAAtccaacaaatttcaattcttaCTGTAACTATCTTGGCATACGTATAATTGCATACTGGCAAATACCTTATGTTAGATTTTATTTCCATTTTGTACTCACTGACACATTCGGCGACTTTCGCGGTCGCCCTCAATGAACCGACTTGAATCTGAACTACGATTCATATCAAGTTTTACCTCTCATCTAAAAGaatttagccttttttttttggccgttTGGACTTTTATTCCGCTAGGCATATTAGAATGTTTACCTTAATCTAAGAAATCCATGGTTAAAGAATCAATATTACATGCTAAAGTAATGATGACGTTATAGAAATAATTAATTCCATTAAACATAATTCTTAGCAAATTGAACAACACCAGAGGTGACACACCGGAGTAGGTATAAATGAGGCAACATGAAAATCAGTTCTTATAAAAAGAGTAGAGACTTTGTTCATGGAAGCGCATGAGCTTTCAGCCTCATATGATGTTAATGTTGTCGTAATTATTCAAGATTCCAAGGCGAATGGTGAATAAGCATTTTGGCCATGTCAAGAAGAAGTCGAAGAGAAGTTCCTCTGGTTCTTTATGCTCATCAAGCCTGATAGAGAGCAAGAAAATGACAACTCACGAAAGGTACCTTGTTCAAAGTGTGAAAAGTAAGTAGCAAAAGATCAAAAGaaccaccaaaaaaaatgatgaactgGAAATTGCATGCCTCATGAAAATAACGCTTAAAGATTTCAATACGAGGCAAAAAGATGGTTTGAGGATGTTTTTAGttgagaccaagaaagtgtgGGAAAAAAGAATCAGGAATTTGACAAGTGGGAGCAACCAACCACAACGTCAAAAATATCAATCACCTCTGCGGGAAACATGGGAAAAGCTGCATGCCTCAAATCTCCCAACTTAAACGCCAACCCCAGCGTCGGAGATAAATTTCAATAGCTTGATGCCCTTTACCTACTTTAGCATCACAATCCTGTCCCAACAAATTTTGATTCTATGTAAACATAAGATTGATACACATGCTGTTATCTCCAAGGTTCATAACAGGTTACTTTATGTTGTGAACTTGTATTCAATCGCCTAATCTGGTGTTCTTCACAAACAGGGATCGATGAGTCTTCACCCTGATTTCCTGCAATCGCCAGGAGTAACATGTTTCTTGAAATTGACCAGAAACTGAATTCCTCTAGCGTCTGCATGCTATCCTCCACAAATAAAAATTGTCCATACATGGCATTTAAGTCTTCTTGAACATTCAACTCTGTCTCATAAGTCATGAAATGATTTTAGGATAACGAATAGCTTGGTATTTGGGAGGAAGTCATTTTAGCGCCCAAATTATTGCAGTAAATGTACACGGGGAACTGAGGCGGGGAGAGACGGGGAGGGTTTGGTGTTGTTCATCTTTGATTCTTCAGAACTGCACGTAAAATGATTGTTATTATGATAATTGCATTAAGTTACATGTAAGCTCGAATAAGCCCATTTTCTGAGCAAATAACTGTCCCAACACAGCTACTTATATAACCTAAAATATGTAGAGAAAATCAATGTTGAGAATTATCTTTTTCGCATGCAGAAAACCTTTAGCTCAAACTATCTTGGACTTCAACTTTCCATAGTgtcacaaaaaagaaaaaaaaaattctgtaatCACTTCACGGTTATTAAGATACCTGTGCATGGTGAACCATGAGCATCAAAAATTCCAACCAAACCAATACTGAGCCAAAGAACTACCTCCAAATCAACAGCCTTTTCCAACTTGTGTTGGTTCTGAAGGCTATACTCGAAAGTGAAGGAGAACTACCTCCAAATAAGCAGCCTTTCCCAACTTGTGTTGCTTCTGACAGTTCTACTCAAAAGTAAACGAGAACTAAATATCAtacaaacataaaaaaaattcaccaagcaaatgcactactaAGTTAAATAATAAAGACAGATTGCTGAAACATGCAATCTTGACAAAACAGATCAATGAGATACCAAGAGAAAAAAATTCATGAGTTTACATAGATTGGGCTGTAGGACATGGTGGAAGTGCGAGACAGTTGTCCAAAGACAGAATTGTACCTCTCTGAGGTAGAAGATTCAATTGTATGGCAACTCTGCAATTCCATGTCTATAACACTATCATGGTTCATAGTGTTACAAGTCCTGAATGCACAGACCTGATTATTGAGGCAAAAAAGTCACAGCTTAGTATAATAATCTGTTCTTTGATACATTATTGAGTTTCCACTCAAGAAGTGATCATCGAGTAGAAGTAATTTTGTTTGTGGAAGTCATTCAATGAATCAGTATCCATGTTTCAATTTCATTCTAGAAGAGGAAAGCCAATTACTAATATGTGCACTTATgatgtttttatttcttttcagcTTTCTTTGGTTCTTTAAAATGAACTTGCCTTCTGCTTCATCACTTGGAAATCTAGTGGCCAttcataaaattttatctacTTGCTATTCTcctccttgaaatttcagaGTTCAAATGTCAGATGCCCTTTTTCAGCCCTTTGACCTCAAAAAACTGGTAATTTCTTCTGGTTAACTGCAAATGCTTATACCCAAAATCATTCGATACTAAAGTAACAATTTACTAATACTGTGATATATCTCATGCCGGCTGCCTTTATGTTGGACTATCATAGTCCTATAGGTGTCCTATGCCACCTAAGGGCCTGACACCTATCTAGAAGCAGTGTCGAGAAGTCTCAAATGCATGCTTGGACCAACTATAACATGGAAGTAAATGAAACAAGTAAAACTAAACCAGCCATTAATTGTCAAGCCAAGGGCCAACCTAGTTTGGCTGTATAGCTATTGATTAACTCAAAAAGGCTATGCGAGAAAGAATTGCAAAAAGTTtaggaaaaggggaaaaagaaacatAGATTAAGACGTTCTCAAAAGGATAAAAGCTCCCTTCTGATGTGGTATTACTTCCTGGTAAGTGAATAGATTATAAAAATGATATGTGCATGTACACAATGATAGAATCTTATCGAATGCATTAATATGGACTGTAAATATGGATACTTCTATAACATAACCCAACACCAGCACAATTTTTCTCAAAGAAATGACATGGCATATCAGGAAGAAACTATATCTTAACTCTATAGCAAACAAATAGCCTTAACACGATCTGCAGTTTCCCACGCATTTTTTAGAGATAAGGCTGCAAAACACCTTTATACATCTCCTCAACATGAGAACTTCACTAGCTAACTAGTCAAGGAGGAATTCAACCAATATAACTGGTAAAGAAGATGGGATAAGTTTCATACATTTGGGAATTTTGATaacgattaaaaaaataatacacAGCAGTTATGCCCAAACACAAGAAGCACAACCAAAGAACTAGGTAAATTACGCCATCCAAgatgagataattactgtataTAGAACTGAACTACAAGAATACATCCTGATTTTTCTCTAATTATTCCCTACTAATTCAAGAGGTACTCCTCAACATCCACGGGATTCATGACACCAAAAATGTGAGAAAAGTTTACagatttttttacaatttccTCGGACCATAGTATGATTCCTGGGCATGATATAACTGATATATCTAGCATGagaaaaattaacaaatatCAAACTCCAACTGCTAAAGCCCAAGCTTTTTTCAATTATAGTATGATATAATTGATATATCTatctctttcctttcttccctACTAAATTTAAACTAATAAAcctatttttgaaattcaattggaATTGATAACATCGAATCTGTTCTCAAATGTGTATTGATGGTATATTGTCCATTTTTTAAAAGACTTATCATCAGTCTTCCAAATTATTTGATTCCTTTGCTTATaaccagaaaattttcattcatatTCCAATTACTTAATAATTACACTTTGCTTGCCTTACGGAATCATAGAAATCTAGACATTTAAACTGCCTTGTTAAATTACCAAAAATCCCAACCACTCAAAAGCTTGCCTTCATAAATCACAAGAAGAAACCTCAGCACGATGGGATTAATTGCTAAAATTCAGttttaattccaaaaccaaactTAAAATTCTTGCTGCATCCAATGCATCTTAAGTTGTAGCTAGCTAAAAAAGCTAAGAAATAACATggctttatttttaaaattggaCAGTGGATCAAAATGGAGGCAAGAAATTTATGCAAGTGCATGTATCCATCATACCAAAACATAACTAAATAGAGGATGGTTGTCAAGTAATTCAAGCAAGAGCCTCTAAGACTTTCAGGAGTGAGTGCGAAGGATGAAAAGCATCCAGCACAAGTGCTTATTTGTTCATTTCAACATTAATGGGGATATCTATGTATATTGGTGAATGAAGGGACATGTACTAAAAGTTCAAGGAATCAAACAGTTCTTGTGAAAACTCAAAATTTTAGGACATCATCAAGAAGACAGCATGACTGATGTCATATAGGAATATCCCTCTTTCCTAAATTAGATTTCTTACTTTTAAATGGTCcatcacaaaacaatatctaTTTCTCCTTAAATTACAAAAtatattttccttttaaaagtcatctacattttaaaaaataatggcAACAACATATTTTCTGCTGTCTCCTTAAAACTAAGCTGATTAATACATTGAATCCACACTTTTTCCAGAATCCAAACTCTCTCAATAGTTGCATCCAGTCAGAACTAACAAACATGAAGTATAAGATAAGAAAAATCTCAGTTGTTGAGGAAGTAAATCGATTCTTTTGAATATCAATGAAAGAAACCACATAACTTAGATACATTTCACTTACTGTAATAGGAGACAAAGGAAACCCAAAACTTGAAAATCTATCTGAAAACCAGTATATGGAATGTCTTCAATTCTATATGAATTACACTAGCCTAGATTTTCTTGCTAGATTTACTATGCCAGGTTAAGCAATATTGAAATGTAAGAGGCAAAGAGTTCTAATCCATCTATTACCAGCTCTATATAAACCAAACCAAGTAATTTAGTACAACAAACTCAAGACATGCAATTATgacaagaaagaagagaaagtatGTTGCAATTCCAAATAAGAGCCAAAGAAAAGCAACTCTCAAGAAATGTAGAGATTGCTTgttcagaaaagaaaaacagcttTCAACCTTGTGCGATGTTGAAGTGGGTGTAATCGTCCAGGATCAAGAGAAAAAGGATGtttttgtctggccatcacacCATGAAGTTGAAGAAAAGCTTATGAGATTCCTAAATGTACCGGATATTGATAGGAGCAGGAAATTTTCTACACATGAAAGCTTCCTTACAGGAACAGTGAGCAAGATTGTTGATCACACAAGGAAAGCTCACGAGAAGAATGATAAGAAAGAAAGGGAATACCTCACGCATAAACTCATGAAAGGTAAGATTACTATCAATGAACTTGATATGATGCAAACAAATGGATTGATTCAATTGATGCTTGATAAGATGAACCAGTGCAACAGAAGGATCGCACAACTGGACATGTTAGAAGAACAGGAGAACCAGTCACTTTCAACAGCCAATCAACATCTTCCCTCTCTTGTTCAGATGAGAGGACAGAATAAAGCTGGTGGAGTTTGGCGGAGTGGCGTGAATGCAATTTTCCCAGCTCCAGAATTGATTGAAAGCTACAAGAACGACCAAAGGTTCAGTGGCTATAATAGCAATGTAATCATCCCAGATAAAAGCCAGATTTGTGACTTCAAAAATGACCAAATGTTCTTTGACAGTCAAACAAATGCATATataccaaatccaaaattgattgaagACTTGAAGTATGACAACTGGCTAAGAGAGGCGATGTTTAATAAACCAAGCAACACTTTCCCCAGTTGTGCAAGTGACATAGGGTTTCACCATACCAATGCATGTAGTAATGAAGGGAATAATATGGTTAATCATAACACTGCAGGAAGCAGCAGTGGAGGAAATCACATGGATATCACACCACCAAATGTTGCTGACCCTTCTTTTGGAACAAATGATGGATTCCCTGAGGTAGAATGGCCTTACATTTTCCACCCGTAAACTACAAAGCCCAAAATAAAACATGTATTCTACTTCTTCAAATACTAGTCAATCTGTAAGTATACATACTCTATGGGCAAAGTAATTTAACTATATCATGACCTCTGTGTTTTTGTTCTTATATGAAGATTATTGTTGTTTCACCTTGATCCCATGCAGAGGACATCACAACATCTTCTTAGATGGATTAAATGTGAAAAGGAATTTCCTATAAACAATCTACTATCACTATTAACATGCCCAATTTTGCACATCAGATGAAAAGGAATTGTGggcttaaaatatttttttgcccAGAGATGCCAAATTCCTCAGAAATGCATATAGGTTGGAACCaacaatattaatttttttcaggTCTCATAGATTTTCCACCCAActcttgatcaaaattttttgttttgcttcATTAAATTTCCTTTGCCCCTCTCCCCACAACCCAAAAATGCATAGAGAAAATTGAGCCCTAAAAAACATGACATTGTTATGAGCCACCAGTCTAAATTGCAAGAAAAAGAGTTCATTTTTTTCTAGGGGGGAAAAATACTAGTTACTCATTAAACAAAATTCTGGTGATTCCCTTTTAACATTCACTATTTCAGGGAGATAATTATCTAAACAGATCATATACAAGCACATCAAGACTAAGCATCAACCACTGTATGCTTGACGCATGCTCCAGCAAAATGGCTTGGTGAATCTATTTACAGCCTCAAAGAAAAGGAGACTCCATATATCCAACTTCCATGTATATATAGGTTTGTAGACTATCTGCTAATTGCACAAGGCCTAAAAGTTGGTCAACAAAAGTTCATGACCAAGCAAGTAAAAGATTTTAAGATTTCAAAACCATGAACTAACCAAATTTAGTTCTTTAAAGTCTGCTCAACTTATCTGTAATCTCTTATTCTTAAATCCAACAGTTAACAATAAAAAAGTTAGCACTAACAATTGCCaaacattaaaagaaattaactATTTTGGCGGACAACTAAAAGTTGCCAGCCTCACAGTCATCCATGTTCTTTGGTCATAGAGAAAGCTGAACAGCAAAAAGGATTAATTAGTCTCATAGATGAAGCAAAGCAATAAATACAACACAAGATTTTAGCATTTCTTGCtaagaaaaaaaatcacaaatactTGGACATACAAGAACACACAAGCCCAAGAAATCATACCTGAACAAATTAAACAATTAACTGATTGCCTGGAGAATTGTTTGTACAATTTTGATGTATTCATCCACTTTGATAACAATCTTGAATTCAAAACCCCAGTTTGATCTATTGACAAATCTCAAATCCGAAGTCCTACAAATGGCAGAAAAGATATATGGCATCAGGGACTGAGTTTGACGTaattctgcaaaatttcaaTCATGATATTTATTAATTGTGCTTCAAGCTACCTTCTAGTAGttttggtttggtgaagtgagTCAAATGGAGTGTCTTCAGATAATCCACCAAACACTTTGAAAGAATTGTCATCAGGTGtagcaaaagaagaagaagaaactgaGGCTAACCTTGTCTTTCAATGAAAAAGAACAATGATACATAACATCGCAACCACCATATTCAAATTGGTCTGGCAGAGATCCTTGATATATTTTTTCAGTTCTTTGAATATTCAAAGATTCCGGATTCTCAGCTGATAAATCCAGCTTCTTTTAACATTATTGCTGATAGCCTTTCACCAGCAGATCAAGTCACTGAGTAGGAAGTGAAGCATTGTCATACATCATGCCTCTCATATGCTGAATCAAATGATCCATAACAGAATATATAAGATTAGCAGCATGGTGCATTCTGTCTGTTGAAGTAAATGAGTGGATTTTGTTATTCAATTCAATCCAACTACATCCTGTTTCTTTTACCACTCCAGTCCTGTCCATTTTGTCCCTGACATTCTTTACTTTAACCCACATACCTTGAGAAGCAAAAGTATTTGATAGTAATGCATATGACCCACTATCTTTTGGGTCAATAGAAGTTGTTATTTCTGCAGCATGTTCAGCCATTTTAACATTATCGTTCATTCTACATGCACTCAGCAAGTTTTTCCAAACTCTGGCTGTTGGTTTTATGGGCATCTTCTCAATGAATTCCTTCGCCTCATATAACTTACCTGCTCTGCCCAAGAGAGAAACCATGCAAGCATAATGTTCTGTTTCTGGCACGATACCAATGCTGGACATGTACCCAAAATGACGGAATCCTTCGTCTACAAGCCCCACATGGCTACATGCTGAAAGAACACCAACAAAGCTGACAGTATTGGGCTTTACCCCTGTCTGTATCATATTCTCAAACATATTAAGAGCTTCTTCAGCTTCTCCATGCAGTGCATATGACATTATCATTGAATTCCAACACGTCACATCATCCATACTGGCAAAATCAAATATTTTTCTTGCCTCTTCCAAGCTCCCACACTTAGCATACATATCAATAAGTGCATTCATAACATACAGATCATAGTTCAGACCCGTCTTCATGATTTGGTTGTGGAACTGAAGACCATGTATCAGACTTGCAAGGTTACTAGCTATTGCAATTAAGGTAACAAATGTGTACTCGTTTGATTGCAGTCCAGAAAGCTGTAGCTCCAGATACAGCTTAAGAGCTTCTTCATTTTCCAGCTGTTGAGCATACCCACCTAGCATAACATTCCATACGACAATGTCTTTCtctttcatttcctcaaaaacCAATTTTGCATCTCCAAGAGATAGGCACTTTGAATATGCATCAATCAAGGCACTACCAGCAAATTTGTCCAAGGAGAACCCAGATCTAAGCATAAGGGCATGGATTTGCTTAGTCAATTGAAAGGTGTTTAGTGAAGCTGAAACCCCAAAAAGGCTGATGAAAGTTGACAAGCTTGGAGGTATTAAATTCATCCTCATTTTAGCAAAAAGATCAAAAGCTTCATACAAGTTTTCTTGCCTCAAGTGTCCCTCTATTATAGCATTGTAAGAGATGACATCAAGGTTTTCCATAGTGTCAAAGATTCTTCGTGCATCAACCAGTGAGCCACATTTTGAGTACATATAAATCAAATTGTTACTCACAAAACCATCAGAATCAAGATTTGACTTCAGAGAGTAGGCGTGGACTTGCCTACCCTGTTCTAGAGCCTCAAGTGAACTACACGAAAGGAGAACGCAACTACAAGCATATTCCTCAGGTTTCCCACCTAATCTGTTCATCTCTGCAAACAGCTCCATGGCATCCCAATCGAACAAATTCTGCATATACCCAGAAATCATCGTCGTCCAAGCAATGACATCCTTAACCACCATTCTATCGAACACTTTGCGCCCGCTCTGCACTTTTCCGCATTTGACATACAAGTCTATAAGGATGCAATCCACTTGAACATCCATTTCAGCTTCCCTTCTCAACAGATAAGCATGAACTTGCCTTCCcccttcaagaaaatcaagcgc
Protein-coding sequences here:
- the LOC140009379 gene encoding pentatricopeptide repeat-containing protein At4g39530-like; amino-acid sequence: MTVILQNFVRRRADIVLLLRLPQKLKHPTKICRYYSAVVSSSQLLHPNPRAAQKGELVKLLLSAPQSAPRPTVFYYYKVVHAQIVRWGFESSTFLNNILLSAYLNSGWCFGYAYALFDRMSHRNLTTFSTMINALYKQYELYNEALVVFSEFRRSCGQNPDEFVLGPVIRSCTQLKCVGVGLQLHTSAIRTGLDQNIYIGNCLVEFYWKLVDVEAARLVFDCLLIKSVVTWNSIMTGFAKSGRSEVSLDLFKEMLRTNVVPDKYVISSALRACVALDFLEGGRQVHAYLLRREAEMDVQVDCILIDLYVKCGKVQSGRKVFDRMVVKDVIAWTTMISGYMQNLFDWDAMELFAEMNRLGGKPEEYACSCVLLSCSSLEALEQGRQVHAYSLKSNLDSDGFVSNNLIYMYSKCGSLVDARRIFDTMENLDVISYNAIIEGHLRQENLYEAFDLFAKMRMNLIPPSLSTFISLFGVSASLNTFQLTKQIHALMLRSGFSLDKFAGSALIDAYSKCLSLGDAKLVFEEMKEKDIVVWNVMLGGYAQQLENEEALKLYLELQLSGLQSNEYTFVTLIAIASNLASLIHGLQFHNQIMKTGLNYDLYVMNALIDMYAKCGSLEEARKIFDFASMDDVTCWNSMIMSYALHGEAEEALNMFENMIQTGVKPNTVSFVGVLSACSHVGLVDEGFRHFGYMSSIGIVPETEHYACMVSLLGRAGKLYEAKEFIEKMPIKPTARVWKNLLSACRMNDNVKMAEHAAEITTSIDPKDSGSYALLSNTFASQGMWVKVKNVRDKMDRTGVVKETGCSWIELNNKIHSFTSTDRMHHAANLIYSVMDHLIQHMRGMMYDNASLPTQ